In Granulicatella elegans, one genomic interval encodes:
- a CDS encoding DNA-binding protein, which yields MEYKDIRENLEEMMNDNYKDFIKALVSIEKGVTDEKALEEVYVLFMIKDTTGLLNDDFDYMIDDMKEQGKIVGNTNELEEKDDLINLVGNIAGQVENLERENASGEKFKVSNFSIVSKDDGGNKIYTNCSAYGDKTKDLENLKQGDFVKIFGQVKTSIDNNGKEHKNVRILSSKLLKSKEQVKSQDKDKKSILGQIKSFKTDDKTKSTKKDHSKDTER from the coding sequence ATGGAATACAAAGATATTAGAGAAAACTTAGAAGAAATGATGAATGATAATTACAAGGATTTTATAAAAGCACTTGTGAGCATAGAAAAAGGCGTTACTGATGAAAAGGCACTTGAAGAAGTCTATGTTTTATTTATGATCAAAGACACAACAGGTCTATTAAATGATGACTTTGACTATATGATTGATGATATGAAAGAACAAGGGAAGATTGTTGGAAATACCAATGAACTTGAAGAAAAAGATGATCTTATAAATCTCGTGGGTAATATAGCAGGTCAAGTAGAAAATCTTGAAAGAGAAAATGCTAGTGGAGAAAAGTTCAAGGTAAGTAACTTTTCAATTGTTTCAAAAGATGACGGTGGGAATAAAATTTATACCAATTGTTCAGCCTATGGAGATAAGACAAAAGATTTAGAGAACCTAAAACAAGGAGATTTTGTTAAAATATTTGGACAAGTAAAAACAAGTATTGATAACAACGGAAAGGAACATAAGAATGTCCGTATTTTGTCCTCTAAGCTCTTAAAATCAAAAGAACAAGTAAAGAGTCAAGATAAAGATAAAAAGTCCATATTAGGGCAAATAAAAAGCTTTAAGACAGATGACAAAACTAAGTCAACTAAGAAAGACCATAGCAAAGATACAGAGAGATAA